The nucleotide sequence tctaaaaatatctatgcCTGTTGTTGTTCCATGCATGCTGTGCACAGATACAAGTTCCTCAGTAATCTCAAAATTGGCATTTATTCCTCTGATGAACAATAACAATTGGGATGTGTCTGATACATCAATTGACTCATCAAGTGCAACAGAAAAGCAtacaaacttgctggctttgtcttTTAGctgtgatttaatatttctttcaatatgttcAACCCTACGAGCAACAGTGTTCGCAGAAAGACTAATTGCGGAAAATAAATCTACGTTTTCTGGACACATTTCCTTAGCTACCTCATTCAAGCACTTTTAAATAAGTTCACCATCTGTAAATGGCTTACCTTTCTTCGCCAAAAGGTTAGCAACATGGAAGCTTGCTCTtgttgctctctctttttctacagcCCTCTTCTTGAAAACAAACTGCATTGATGATAAATTCttctttaatttgtcaaatttctcTTTACGTAGCTGTCCAATGAATTGGTAGTACTGTGATGAATGCTTTTTTTCATAATGTCTCCGAATGTTGTACTCTTTAAGTACTGCAATTGTGTCGGTGCATATAACGCATAGTGCCTTGTTGTTTGACTCTATGACAAAATAGTCTATGTTCCATTGTTCCTTAAAAACTCTACACTCAGAGtcgatttttcgttttcttccttgAGCTAACATTTTTACCATGGGTCGACAGATTTTGCTCGACGATATATGTAAAaggacgaaacaagtaaaaacaatattCACAGGTCACTCGATACGTGCATTCACTTCGGCAGCGA is from Octopus sinensis linkage group LG7, ASM634580v1, whole genome shotgun sequence and encodes:
- the LOC118764056 gene encoding general transcription factor II-I repeat domain-containing protein 2-like is translated as MLAQGRKRKIDSECRVFKEQWNIDYFVIESNNKALCVICTDTIAVLKEYNIRRHYEKKHSSQYYQFIGQLRKEKFDKLKKNLSSMQFVFKKRAVEKERATRASFHVANLLAKKGKPFTDGELI